The Canis lupus familiaris isolate Mischka breed German Shepherd chromosome 27, alternate assembly UU_Cfam_GSD_1.0, whole genome shotgun sequence genome window below encodes:
- the ZNF740 gene encoding zinc finger protein 740 isoform X2 codes for MAQASLLACEGLAGVSLVPTAASKKMMLSQIASKQAENGERAGSPDVLRCSSQGHRKDSDKSRSRKDDDSLAESSHSKKTVKKVVVVEQNGSFQVKIPKNFICEHCFGAFRSSYHLKRHILIHTGEKPFECDICDMRFIQKYHLERHKRVHSGEKPYQCERCHQS; via the exons GCAAGTCTCCTGGCTTGTGAAGGCCTAGCAGGTGTGAGTTTGGTTCCTACTGCAGCCAGCAAGAAGATGATGCTGAGCCAGATTGCCAGCAAGCAGGCCGAGAATGGAGAGCGGGCAGGTAGCCCTGATGTGCTGAGGTGCTCGAGTCAG ggCCACCGAAAAGACAGTGATAAGTCCCGGAGTCGCAAAGATGATGACAGCTTGGCTGAGTCCTCTCATTCAAAGAAGACTGTTAAAAAG GTGGTGGTAGTGGAACAAAACGGCTCTTTTCAAGTAAAGATTcccaaaaattttatttgtgaacACTGCTTTGGAGCCTTTAGGAGCAGTTACCACCTGAAGCGGCACATCCTTATTCATACTG GTGAGAAGCCATTTGAGTGTGATATATGTGATATGCGCTTCATCCAGAAGTACCACCTGGAGCGTCACAAGCGTGTGCACAGTGGCGAAAAGCCCTACCAGTGCGAACGTTGTCATCAG agttaa
- the ZNF740 gene encoding zinc finger protein 740 isoform X4: protein MKEASLLACEGLAGVSLVPTAASKKMMLSQIASKQAENGERAGSPDVLRCSSQGHRKDSDKSRSRKDDDSLAESSHSKKTVKKVVVVEQNGSFQVKIPKNFICEHCFGAFRSSYHLKRHILIHTGEKPFECDICDMRFIQKYHLERHKRVHSGEKPYQCERCHQCFSRTDRLLRHKRMCQGCQSKTSDGQFSL from the exons GCAAGTCTCCTGGCTTGTGAAGGCCTAGCAGGTGTGAGTTTGGTTCCTACTGCAGCCAGCAAGAAGATGATGCTGAGCCAGATTGCCAGCAAGCAGGCCGAGAATGGAGAGCGGGCAGGTAGCCCTGATGTGCTGAGGTGCTCGAGTCAG ggCCACCGAAAAGACAGTGATAAGTCCCGGAGTCGCAAAGATGATGACAGCTTGGCTGAGTCCTCTCATTCAAAGAAGACTGTTAAAAAG GTGGTGGTAGTGGAACAAAACGGCTCTTTTCAAGTAAAGATTcccaaaaattttatttgtgaacACTGCTTTGGAGCCTTTAGGAGCAGTTACCACCTGAAGCGGCACATCCTTATTCATACTG GTGAGAAGCCATTTGAGTGTGATATATGTGATATGCGCTTCATCCAGAAGTACCACCTGGAGCGTCACAAGCGTGTGCACAGTGGCGAAAAGCCCTACCAGTGCGAACGTTGTCATCAG tGTTTTTCTCGGACAGATCGATTACTCAGACACAAACGGATGTGCCAAGGGTGCCAGTCCAAGACTTCCGACGGGCAGTTTTCTCTATAG
- the ZNF740 gene encoding zinc finger protein 740 isoform X3, with amino-acid sequence MAQASLLACEGLAGVSLVPTAASKKMMLSQIASKQAENGERAGSPDVLRCSSQGHRKDSDKSRSRKDDDSLAESSHSKKTVKKVVVVEQNGSFQVKIPKNFICEHCFGAFRSSYHLKRHILIHTGEKPFECDICDMRFIQKYHLERHKRVHSGEKPYQCERCHQCFSRTDRLLRHKRMCQGCQSKTSDGQFSL; translated from the exons GCAAGTCTCCTGGCTTGTGAAGGCCTAGCAGGTGTGAGTTTGGTTCCTACTGCAGCCAGCAAGAAGATGATGCTGAGCCAGATTGCCAGCAAGCAGGCCGAGAATGGAGAGCGGGCAGGTAGCCCTGATGTGCTGAGGTGCTCGAGTCAG ggCCACCGAAAAGACAGTGATAAGTCCCGGAGTCGCAAAGATGATGACAGCTTGGCTGAGTCCTCTCATTCAAAGAAGACTGTTAAAAAG GTGGTGGTAGTGGAACAAAACGGCTCTTTTCAAGTAAAGATTcccaaaaattttatttgtgaacACTGCTTTGGAGCCTTTAGGAGCAGTTACCACCTGAAGCGGCACATCCTTATTCATACTG GTGAGAAGCCATTTGAGTGTGATATATGTGATATGCGCTTCATCCAGAAGTACCACCTGGAGCGTCACAAGCGTGTGCACAGTGGCGAAAAGCCCTACCAGTGCGAACGTTGTCATCAG tGTTTTTCTCGGACAGATCGATTACTCAGACACAAACGGATGTGCCAAGGGTGCCAGTCCAAGACTTCCGACGGGCAGTTTTCTCTATAG
- the ZNF740 gene encoding zinc finger protein 740 isoform X1 translates to MAQASLLACEGLAGVSLVPTAASKKMMLSQIASKQAENGERAGSPDVLRCSSQGHRKDSDKSRSRKDDDSLAESSHSKKTVKKVVVVEQNGSFQVKIPKNFICEHCFGAFRSSYHLKRHILIHTGEKPFECDICDMRFIQKYHLERHKRVHSGEKPYQCERCHQFLRTQ, encoded by the exons GCAAGTCTCCTGGCTTGTGAAGGCCTAGCAGGTGTGAGTTTGGTTCCTACTGCAGCCAGCAAGAAGATGATGCTGAGCCAGATTGCCAGCAAGCAGGCCGAGAATGGAGAGCGGGCAGGTAGCCCTGATGTGCTGAGGTGCTCGAGTCAG ggCCACCGAAAAGACAGTGATAAGTCCCGGAGTCGCAAAGATGATGACAGCTTGGCTGAGTCCTCTCATTCAAAGAAGACTGTTAAAAAG GTGGTGGTAGTGGAACAAAACGGCTCTTTTCAAGTAAAGATTcccaaaaattttatttgtgaacACTGCTTTGGAGCCTTTAGGAGCAGTTACCACCTGAAGCGGCACATCCTTATTCATACTG GTGAGAAGCCATTTGAGTGTGATATATGTGATATGCGCTTCATCCAGAAGTACCACCTGGAGCGTCACAAGCGTGTGCACAGTGGCGAAAAGCCCTACCAGTGCGAACGTTGTCATCAG TTTCTAAGGACACAGTAG
- the ITGB7 gene encoding integrin beta-7 isoform X1 encodes MVALLTVLVLLLALRRGESELDAKISSAEKATEWRDPDLSLLGSCQPAPSCRECILSHPSCAWCKQLNFTASGEAEERRCGPAQELLARGCAPTALEEPRGRQEVLQERPLGSGLRGEGATQLTPQRVRVALRPGEPQRLAVRFRRAEGYPVDLYYLMDLSYSMKDDLERVRQLGHDLLVRLREVTQSVRIGFGSFVDKTVLPFVSTVPAKLRHPCPTRLERCQPPFSFRHVLSLTGDATAFEREVGRQSVSGNLDSPEGGFDAILQAALCQEKIGWRNVSRLLVFTSDDTFHTAGDGKLGGIFMPSDGHCHLDSNGLYSRSPEFDYPSVGQVAQALSAANIQPIFAVTSATLPVYQELSKLIPKSAVGELSEDSSNVVQLIMDAYNSLSSTVTLEHSALPPGVHISYESLCGDPEKREAEAGDRGQCSHVPINHTVNFLVTLQATRCLPEPHLLRLRALGFSEELTVELHTLCDCNCSDTQPQAPHCSDGQGLLQCGVCSCAPGRLGRLCECSEAELSSPDLESGCRAPNGTGPLCSGKGRCQCGRCSCSGQSSGPLCECDDASCERHEGILCGGFGHCQCGRCHCHANRTGSACECSMDTDSCLGPEGEVCSGHGDCKCNRCQCRDGYFGALCEQCSGCKTSCERHRDCAECGAFGTGPLAINCSVACAHYNVTLALVPVLDDGWCKERTLDNQLLFFLVEEEAGGMVVLTVRPQERGADHTQAIVLGCVGGIVAVGLGLVLAYRLSVEIYDRREFSGFEKEQKHLNWKQENNPLYRSAITTTVNPQFQETGSLLS; translated from the exons ATGGTGGCTTTGTTAACGGTCCTTGTTCTCCTGCTGGCCCTGAGGAGAGGGGAGAGTGAATTGGATGCCAAGATCTCCTCCGCAGAGAAGGCCACAGAATGGAGGGATCCTGACCTGTCCCTGCTGGGGTCCTGCcagcctgccccctcctgccGGGAATGCATCCTCTCACACCCGAGTTGTGCGTGGTGCAAGCAACTG AACTTCACGGCGTCGGGGGAAGCGGAGGAGCGGCGCTGCGGCCCCGCCCAGGAGCTGCTGGCCCGCGGCTGCGCCCCGACGGCGCTGGAGGAGCCCCGCGGGCGGCAGGAGGTGCTGCAGGAGCGGCCGCTGGGCTCGGGCCTCCGCGGCGAGGGGGCCACGCAGCTGACGCCGCAGCGGGTCCGCGTGGCGCTGCGCCccg GGGAGCCGCAGCGGCTGGCCGTGCGCTTCCGCCGGGCCGAGGGCTACCCGGTGGACCTGTACTACCTCATGGACCTGAGCTACTCCATGAAGGACGACCTGGAGCGCGTGCGCCAGCTCGGCCACGACCTGCTGGTGCGGCTGCGGGAGGTCACCCAGTCGGTGCGCATCG GCTTCGGCTCCTTCGTGGACAAGACGGTGCTGCCCTTCGTGAGCACGGTGCCCGCCAAGCTTcgccacccctgccccacccggCTGGAGCGCTGCCAGCCGCCCTTCAGCTTCCGCCACGTGCTGTCCCTGACCGGCGATGCCACAGCCTTCGAGCGAGAGGTGGGCCGCCAGAGCGTGTCGGGCAACCTGGACTCGCCCGAAGGCGGCTTCGATGCCATTCTGCAGGCTGCGCTCTGCCAG GAGAAGATCGGCTGGAGAAACGTGTCCCGGCTGCTGGTGTTCACTTCAGACGACACGTTCCACACAGCTGGGGATGGGAAGTTGGGTGGCATTTTCATGCCCAGCGATGGGCACTGCCACTTGGACAGCAACGGCCTCTACAGTCGCAGCCCAGAGTTT GACTACCCCTCTGTGGGCCAGGTAGCCCAGGCCCTGTCCGCAGCAAACATCCAGCCCATCTTTGCCGTCACCAGTGCCACGCTGCCTGTCTACCAG GAGCTGAGCAAGCTGATTCCTAAGTCCGCAGTGGGGGAGCTGAGTGAGGACTCCAGCAACGTGGTACAGCTCATCATGGACGCGTACAAT AGCCTGTCATCCACTGTGACCCTCGAACACTCCGCGCTCCCTCCTGGGGTCCACATCTCCTATGAGTCTCTGTGTGGGGATCCTGAGAAGagggaggctgaggctggggacCGCGGCCAGTGCAGCCACGTCCCCATCAACCACACG GTGAACTTTTTGGTTACTCTCCAAGCTACCCGCTGCCTCCCAGAGCCCCATCTTCTGAGGCTCCGAGCCCTTGGCTTCTCAGAAGAGCTGACTGTGGAGCTGCACACACTGTGTGACTGTAACTGCAGCGACACCCAGCCCCAGGCGCCCCACTGCAGTGACGGCCAGGGGCTCCTGCAGTGTGGGGTATGCAG ctgTGCCCCCGGCCGCCTGGGTAGGCTCTGTGAATGCTCGGAGGCTGAGCTGTCCTCCCCAGACCTGGAGTCTGGGTGCCGGGCCCCCAACGGGACAGGGCCCTTGTGCAGCGGGAAGGGACGGTGCCAGTGTGGACGCTGCAGCTGCAGTGGACAGAGCTCCGGGCCTCTGTGCGAGTGTGATGATGCCAGCTGTGAGCGACACGAGGGCATCCTCTGTGGAG GCTTTGGCCACTGCCAGTGTGGAAGGTGTCACTGCCACGCCAACCGCACCGGCTCAGCGTGCGAGTGCAGCATGGACACGGACAGCTGTCTCGGTCCAGAGGGGGAGGTCTGCAGCGGGCACGGGGACTGCAAGTGCAACCGCTGCCAGTGCCGGGACGGCTACTTCGGTGCCCTGTGTGAGCAGTGCTCAGGCTGCAAGACATCATGTGAGAGACACAG GgactgtgctgagtgtggggcctTTGGGACTGGTCCCCTGGCCATCAACTGCAGCGTGGCTTGTGCCCATTACAACGTGACTCTGGCTTTGGTCCCTGTCCTGGATGACGGCTGGTGCAAAGAGAGGACCCTAGACAACCAGCTGCTGTTCTTCCTGGTGGAGGAGGAAGCCGGAGGCATGGTTGTGTTGACAGTGAGACCCCAAGAGA GAGGCGCGGATCACACCCAGGCCATCGTGCTGGGCTGTGTAGGGGGCATCGTggcagtggggctggggctggtccTGGCTTACCGGCTCTCTGTGGAAATCTACGACCGCCGAGAATTTAGCGGCTTTGAGAAGGAGCAGAAGCACCTCAACTGGAAGCAG GAAAACAATCCTCTCTACAGAAGCGCCATCACGACCACGGTCAACCCCCAGTTTCAGGAGACAGGGAGTCTCCTTTCCTGA
- the ITGB7 gene encoding integrin beta-7 isoform X2, with protein MVALLTVLVLLLALRRGESELDAKISSAEKATEWRDPDLSLLGSCQPAPSCRECILSHPSCAWCKQLNFTASGEAEERRCGPAQELLARGCAPTALEEPRGRQEVLQERPLGSGLRGEGATQLTPQRVRVALRPGEPQRLAVRFRRAEGYPVDLYYLMDLSYSMKDDLERVRQLGHDLLVRLREVTQSVRIGFGSFVDKTVLPFVSTVPAKLRHPCPTRLERCQPPFSFRHVLSLTGDATAFEREVGRQSVSGNLDSPEGGFDAILQAALCQEKIGWRNVSRLLVFTSDDTFHTAGDGKLGGIFMPSDGHCHLDSNGLYSRSPEFDYPSVGQVAQALSAANIQPIFAVTSATLPVYQSLSSTVTLEHSALPPGVHISYESLCGDPEKREAEAGDRGQCSHVPINHTVNFLVTLQATRCLPEPHLLRLRALGFSEELTVELHTLCDCNCSDTQPQAPHCSDGQGLLQCGVCSCAPGRLGRLCECSEAELSSPDLESGCRAPNGTGPLCSGKGRCQCGRCSCSGQSSGPLCECDDASCERHEGILCGGFGHCQCGRCHCHANRTGSACECSMDTDSCLGPEGEVCSGHGDCKCNRCQCRDGYFGALCEQCSGCKTSCERHRDCAECGAFGTGPLAINCSVACAHYNVTLALVPVLDDGWCKERTLDNQLLFFLVEEEAGGMVVLTVRPQERGADHTQAIVLGCVGGIVAVGLGLVLAYRLSVEIYDRREFSGFEKEQKHLNWKQENNPLYRSAITTTVNPQFQETGSLLS; from the exons ATGGTGGCTTTGTTAACGGTCCTTGTTCTCCTGCTGGCCCTGAGGAGAGGGGAGAGTGAATTGGATGCCAAGATCTCCTCCGCAGAGAAGGCCACAGAATGGAGGGATCCTGACCTGTCCCTGCTGGGGTCCTGCcagcctgccccctcctgccGGGAATGCATCCTCTCACACCCGAGTTGTGCGTGGTGCAAGCAACTG AACTTCACGGCGTCGGGGGAAGCGGAGGAGCGGCGCTGCGGCCCCGCCCAGGAGCTGCTGGCCCGCGGCTGCGCCCCGACGGCGCTGGAGGAGCCCCGCGGGCGGCAGGAGGTGCTGCAGGAGCGGCCGCTGGGCTCGGGCCTCCGCGGCGAGGGGGCCACGCAGCTGACGCCGCAGCGGGTCCGCGTGGCGCTGCGCCccg GGGAGCCGCAGCGGCTGGCCGTGCGCTTCCGCCGGGCCGAGGGCTACCCGGTGGACCTGTACTACCTCATGGACCTGAGCTACTCCATGAAGGACGACCTGGAGCGCGTGCGCCAGCTCGGCCACGACCTGCTGGTGCGGCTGCGGGAGGTCACCCAGTCGGTGCGCATCG GCTTCGGCTCCTTCGTGGACAAGACGGTGCTGCCCTTCGTGAGCACGGTGCCCGCCAAGCTTcgccacccctgccccacccggCTGGAGCGCTGCCAGCCGCCCTTCAGCTTCCGCCACGTGCTGTCCCTGACCGGCGATGCCACAGCCTTCGAGCGAGAGGTGGGCCGCCAGAGCGTGTCGGGCAACCTGGACTCGCCCGAAGGCGGCTTCGATGCCATTCTGCAGGCTGCGCTCTGCCAG GAGAAGATCGGCTGGAGAAACGTGTCCCGGCTGCTGGTGTTCACTTCAGACGACACGTTCCACACAGCTGGGGATGGGAAGTTGGGTGGCATTTTCATGCCCAGCGATGGGCACTGCCACTTGGACAGCAACGGCCTCTACAGTCGCAGCCCAGAGTTT GACTACCCCTCTGTGGGCCAGGTAGCCCAGGCCCTGTCCGCAGCAAACATCCAGCCCATCTTTGCCGTCACCAGTGCCACGCTGCCTGTCTACCAG AGCCTGTCATCCACTGTGACCCTCGAACACTCCGCGCTCCCTCCTGGGGTCCACATCTCCTATGAGTCTCTGTGTGGGGATCCTGAGAAGagggaggctgaggctggggacCGCGGCCAGTGCAGCCACGTCCCCATCAACCACACG GTGAACTTTTTGGTTACTCTCCAAGCTACCCGCTGCCTCCCAGAGCCCCATCTTCTGAGGCTCCGAGCCCTTGGCTTCTCAGAAGAGCTGACTGTGGAGCTGCACACACTGTGTGACTGTAACTGCAGCGACACCCAGCCCCAGGCGCCCCACTGCAGTGACGGCCAGGGGCTCCTGCAGTGTGGGGTATGCAG ctgTGCCCCCGGCCGCCTGGGTAGGCTCTGTGAATGCTCGGAGGCTGAGCTGTCCTCCCCAGACCTGGAGTCTGGGTGCCGGGCCCCCAACGGGACAGGGCCCTTGTGCAGCGGGAAGGGACGGTGCCAGTGTGGACGCTGCAGCTGCAGTGGACAGAGCTCCGGGCCTCTGTGCGAGTGTGATGATGCCAGCTGTGAGCGACACGAGGGCATCCTCTGTGGAG GCTTTGGCCACTGCCAGTGTGGAAGGTGTCACTGCCACGCCAACCGCACCGGCTCAGCGTGCGAGTGCAGCATGGACACGGACAGCTGTCTCGGTCCAGAGGGGGAGGTCTGCAGCGGGCACGGGGACTGCAAGTGCAACCGCTGCCAGTGCCGGGACGGCTACTTCGGTGCCCTGTGTGAGCAGTGCTCAGGCTGCAAGACATCATGTGAGAGACACAG GgactgtgctgagtgtggggcctTTGGGACTGGTCCCCTGGCCATCAACTGCAGCGTGGCTTGTGCCCATTACAACGTGACTCTGGCTTTGGTCCCTGTCCTGGATGACGGCTGGTGCAAAGAGAGGACCCTAGACAACCAGCTGCTGTTCTTCCTGGTGGAGGAGGAAGCCGGAGGCATGGTTGTGTTGACAGTGAGACCCCAAGAGA GAGGCGCGGATCACACCCAGGCCATCGTGCTGGGCTGTGTAGGGGGCATCGTggcagtggggctggggctggtccTGGCTTACCGGCTCTCTGTGGAAATCTACGACCGCCGAGAATTTAGCGGCTTTGAGAAGGAGCAGAAGCACCTCAACTGGAAGCAG GAAAACAATCCTCTCTACAGAAGCGCCATCACGACCACGGTCAACCCCCAGTTTCAGGAGACAGGGAGTCTCCTTTCCTGA